From Pseudomonas alcaligenes, a single genomic window includes:
- the alaC gene encoding alanine transaminase: MADNAKRRFARIDRLPPYVFNITAELKMAARRRGEDIIDFSMGNPDGATPPHIVEKLVQVAQREDTHGYSTSRGIPRLRRAISRWYKDRYDVEIDPESEAIVTIGSKEGLAHLMLATLDHGDTVLVPNPSYPIHIYGAVIAGAQVRSVPLVPGVDFFAELERAIRESIPKPKMMILGFPSNPTAQCVELDFFERVVSLAKQYDVLVIHDLAYADIVYDGWKAPSIMQVEGAKDIAVEFFTLSKSYNMAGWRIGFMVGNPELVSALARIKSYHDYGTFTPLQVAAIAALEGDQQCVRDIAEQYRQRRNMLVKGLHEAGWMVEKPKASMYIWAKIPEPYAHLGSLEFAKKLLLEAKVCVSPGLGFGDYGDDHVRFALIENQDRTRQAIRGIKAMFRADGLLPAAPAKSRKAED; encoded by the coding sequence ATGGCTGACAATGCCAAGCGCCGCTTTGCGCGCATCGATCGTCTCCCCCCCTACGTTTTCAACATCACCGCCGAACTGAAGATGGCCGCCCGCCGCCGTGGCGAGGACATCATCGACTTCAGCATGGGCAACCCCGATGGCGCCACACCGCCGCACATAGTCGAGAAGCTGGTGCAGGTCGCCCAGCGCGAAGACACCCACGGCTACTCCACTTCCCGTGGTATCCCGCGCCTGCGCCGCGCCATCTCGCGCTGGTACAAGGATCGCTATGACGTGGAGATCGATCCGGAAAGCGAGGCCATCGTCACCATCGGTTCCAAGGAAGGCCTGGCGCACCTGATGCTGGCCACCCTGGATCATGGTGACACCGTGCTGGTACCCAACCCCAGCTACCCGATCCACATCTATGGCGCGGTAATCGCCGGCGCCCAGGTGCGCTCGGTACCGCTGGTGCCTGGCGTGGACTTCTTCGCCGAGCTGGAACGGGCCATCCGCGAGTCGATCCCCAAGCCGAAGATGATGATCCTCGGCTTCCCCTCCAACCCCACCGCGCAGTGCGTGGAGCTGGACTTCTTCGAACGCGTGGTGAGCCTGGCCAAGCAGTACGACGTGCTGGTGATCCACGACCTGGCCTACGCCGACATTGTCTACGACGGCTGGAAGGCACCGTCGATCATGCAGGTGGAAGGCGCCAAGGATATCGCCGTGGAGTTCTTCACCCTGTCCAAGAGCTACAACATGGCCGGCTGGCGTATCGGCTTCATGGTCGGCAACCCGGAGCTGGTCAGCGCTCTGGCGCGGATCAAGAGCTACCACGACTACGGCACCTTCACCCCGCTGCAGGTAGCCGCCATCGCCGCCCTGGAAGGCGACCAGCAGTGCGTGCGCGATATCGCCGAGCAGTATCGGCAGCGCCGCAACATGCTGGTCAAGGGCCTGCACGAGGCCGGCTGGATGGTGGAGAAGCCCAAGGCGTCGATGTACATCTGGGCCAAGATCCCCGAACCCTACGCCCACCTGGGTTCGCTGGAGTTCGCCAAGAAGCTGCTGCTGGAGGCCAAGGTCTGCGTCTCGCCGGGCCTGGGTTTCGGTGATTACGGCGACGACCACGTGCGCTTCGCCCTGATCGAGAACCAGGATCGCACCCGCCAGGCCATCCGCGGGATCAAGGCGATGTTCCGTGCCGACGGCCTGCTGCCGGCCGCTCCCGCCAAGTCGCGCAAGGCCGAAGACTAA
- a CDS encoding transcriptional regulator: MLDVLQLKNKVNQMPLEQVHGLVAELQLEGLVTGKSTPFKREHFNTCFAEIEALLQRAGYHRQLDVIGYQGQAYALYDPSRWEAVQVLRGLKEYVEAAQVYTPVRQRG; the protein is encoded by the coding sequence ATGCTGGACGTACTGCAACTGAAGAACAAAGTGAACCAGATGCCTCTGGAGCAGGTGCATGGCCTGGTTGCCGAGCTGCAACTGGAGGGGCTGGTGACCGGCAAGAGCACCCCTTTCAAGCGCGAGCACTTCAATACCTGTTTTGCCGAGATCGAAGCCCTGCTGCAGCGGGCCGGCTACCACCGGCAGCTGGATGTGATCGGCTACCAGGGCCAGGCCTATGCCCTGTATGACCCCTCGCGCTGGGAGGCGGTACAGGTGCTGCGCGGGCTCAAGGAGTATGTCGAAGCGGCCCAGGTATACACACCAGTACGCCAGAGAGGCTGA
- a CDS encoding CmpA/NrtA family ABC transporter substrate-binding protein, translated as MSDRDSKDPVNSSRRNFLKHSIAIAGTVGGVAALGLSAPGFLRSAAYAAGSDAPEKAVLNIGFIPLTDCASVVVAATQGFAAKYGLTINPSKEASWAGVRDKLNTGELDASHVLYGMMYGSQLGVAGPQKNMAVLMGLNQNGQAITLSKQLKEAGVTTGEQLAAHIKQGGTPLTFAQTFPSGTHAMWLYYWLANYGINPLSDVKTITVPPPQMVANMRVGNMDGFCVGEPWGARAVFDKIGFTAATTQQIWADHPEKVLGCSREFVEQNPNTARALVMAILDASRFIDASEANKKATAKLISGKAYVNAPSEVIEQRFLGNYEDGLGNSWQDKHAMAFCKDGSVNFPYHSDGMWFLTQFKRWGLIKDEPDYAAVAAQINQTKLYSEAASALGIAVPSSVMRASTLIDGKVWDGSNPAAYANSFAIKA; from the coding sequence ATGAGTGATCGTGATTCCAAAGACCCGGTAAACAGCAGCCGCCGCAACTTCCTCAAGCACTCCATCGCCATCGCCGGCACCGTTGGCGGGGTGGCCGCCCTCGGCCTGTCCGCCCCCGGTTTCCTGCGCAGCGCCGCCTATGCCGCCGGTTCCGACGCCCCGGAAAAGGCCGTGCTGAATATCGGCTTCATCCCGCTGACCGACTGCGCCTCGGTGGTGGTGGCCGCCACCCAGGGTTTCGCCGCCAAATACGGCCTGACCATCAACCCGAGCAAGGAAGCCTCCTGGGCCGGCGTGCGCGACAAGCTGAATACCGGTGAACTGGATGCCTCCCACGTGCTGTACGGCATGATGTACGGCTCGCAGCTGGGCGTGGCCGGGCCGCAGAAGAACATGGCCGTGCTCATGGGCCTGAACCAGAACGGCCAGGCCATCACCCTGTCCAAGCAGCTCAAGGAAGCCGGCGTCACCACCGGCGAGCAACTGGCTGCGCACATCAAGCAAGGCGGCACCCCGCTGACCTTCGCCCAGACCTTCCCCAGCGGCACCCACGCCATGTGGCTGTACTACTGGCTGGCCAACTACGGCATCAACCCGCTGAGCGATGTGAAGACCATCACCGTGCCACCACCGCAGATGGTCGCCAACATGCGCGTCGGCAACATGGACGGCTTCTGTGTCGGCGAGCCCTGGGGCGCCCGTGCGGTGTTCGACAAGATCGGTTTCACCGCCGCCACCACCCAGCAGATCTGGGCCGACCACCCGGAGAAAGTCCTCGGCTGCTCCCGCGAGTTCGTCGAACAGAACCCCAACACCGCCCGCGCCCTGGTCATGGCCATCCTCGACGCCAGCCGCTTCATCGACGCCTCCGAGGCGAACAAGAAGGCCACAGCCAAGCTGATTTCCGGCAAGGCCTACGTCAACGCGCCAAGCGAAGTGATCGAACAGCGCTTCCTCGGCAACTATGAGGATGGCCTGGGCAATAGCTGGCAGGACAAGCACGCGATGGCCTTCTGCAAGGACGGCAGCGTGAACTTCCCCTACCACTCCGACGGCATGTGGTTCCTCACCCAGTTCAAGCGCTGGGGCCTGATCAAGGATGAGCCGGACTACGCCGCCGTGGCCGCGCAAATCAACCAGACCAAGCTCTACAGCGAGGCCGCCAGCGCCCTGGGCATCGCCGTACCAAGCAGCGTGATGCGCGCCAGTACCCTGATCGACGGCAAGGTGTGGGACGGCTCCAACCCGGCCGCCTACGCCAACTCCTTCGCCATCAAAGCGTGA
- the ntrB gene encoding nitrate ABC transporter permease: MNAPVKTPLTMATPPASSSAPRQALPGAEALTNLLKAVIPPLLGIALFIGLWALIAARSEGLPGPLSTWYSALELFADPFYDNGPNDMGIGWNILHSLGRVGLGFGLAALIGIPLGFAIGRFAFLASMLSPIISLLRPVSPLAWLPIGLLVFEAAGPASIWVIFISSIWPIILNTAAGVASVPQDYLNVARVLKLSEFKVLTRILFPAVLPHLMTGIRLAIGVAWLVIVAAEMLTGGTGLGFWVWDEWNNLNVEHILIAIIIVGLVGLALEQALLLLAKRFDYTS, encoded by the coding sequence ATGAACGCTCCAGTGAAAACACCACTGACGATGGCCACCCCGCCTGCCTCCAGCAGTGCTCCGCGCCAGGCCCTGCCTGGCGCGGAGGCCCTCACCAACCTGCTCAAGGCCGTTATCCCGCCGCTGCTCGGCATTGCCCTGTTCATCGGCCTCTGGGCCCTGATCGCGGCGCGCAGCGAGGGCCTACCGGGCCCCTTGTCGACCTGGTATTCGGCACTGGAGCTGTTCGCCGATCCGTTCTACGACAACGGCCCGAACGACATGGGCATCGGCTGGAATATCCTGCATTCCCTTGGCCGAGTCGGCCTGGGCTTCGGCCTGGCGGCGCTGATCGGCATTCCGCTGGGTTTCGCCATCGGCCGCTTCGCCTTCCTGGCCAGCATGCTCTCGCCGATCATCAGCCTGCTGCGTCCGGTATCGCCGCTGGCCTGGCTGCCGATCGGTCTGCTGGTGTTCGAGGCCGCCGGCCCGGCCTCGATCTGGGTGATCTTCATCAGCTCGATCTGGCCGATCATCCTCAACACCGCCGCCGGCGTCGCCAGCGTGCCGCAGGACTACCTCAACGTGGCGCGCGTGCTCAAACTGTCGGAGTTCAAGGTGCTCACCCGCATCCTGTTCCCCGCCGTGCTGCCGCACCTGATGACCGGCATCCGCCTGGCCATCGGCGTGGCCTGGCTGGTGATAGTCGCTGCGGAGATGCTCACCGGCGGCACCGGCCTGGGCTTCTGGGTGTGGGACGAGTGGAACAACCTCAACGTCGAACACATCCTCATCGCCATCATCATCGTCGGCCTGGTCGGCCTGGCCCTGGAGCAGGCCCTGCTCCTGCTGGCCAAGCGCTTCGACTACACCAGCTGA